A part of Negativicoccus succinicivorans genomic DNA contains:
- a CDS encoding acetyl-CoA hydrolase/transferase family protein, translating to MDINDIRDRIRCKDLLGKVMTAEEAAAMIHPNDHIGISGFTPSGYPKAVPLALEERIKKEQFKIDLWTGASVGPEADQALVECDGMNRRFPYQTNSVLRKAINAGKVHYIDMHLSHVAQQVRAGFFGELDWCIIEVCAITEEGHLIPTTALGNSPVYVTEAKKVIIEVNTSQPLELEGMHDIYQPANPPHRKPIPIEAAGDRIGTPYIEVDHSKIAAIVPCDITDKTRAFAPIGDDAKKMSGNLIDFLQNEVKHGRLPENLLPLQSGVGNVANAVISGLVDSPYENLTVYTEVIQDGMFDLIDAGKLTMASGTSLSPSPDGLKRFYKGIKGYRDKIVLRPQEISNNPEVIRRLGVIAMNTALEMDIYGNINSTHVSGTKMMNGIGGSGDFARNGGLSIFFTNSIAKNGDISCVVPFCSHIDHTEHDVHVYISEMGVADVRGLSPKERARVIIENIAHPDYRPELMDYLERAEKACGYSQTPHILKEAFDFHQRLADNKSMKKQ from the coding sequence ATGGATATTAACGACATTCGCGACAGAATTCGGTGTAAAGATCTGCTCGGCAAAGTCATGACCGCAGAAGAAGCGGCCGCCATGATTCACCCGAATGATCATATCGGTATCAGCGGATTTACACCGTCCGGTTACCCGAAAGCAGTACCACTCGCATTGGAAGAACGGATTAAGAAAGAGCAATTCAAAATTGATCTGTGGACCGGCGCCTCGGTCGGCCCGGAAGCAGACCAAGCTCTGGTTGAATGTGACGGTATGAACCGCCGCTTCCCGTACCAGACAAACTCTGTATTGCGTAAAGCCATCAACGCCGGCAAAGTGCACTACATCGATATGCACTTGAGCCACGTAGCGCAACAGGTACGCGCGGGCTTTTTCGGCGAATTAGACTGGTGCATCATTGAAGTATGCGCGATTACTGAAGAAGGTCACCTGATTCCGACGACCGCCTTGGGCAACTCGCCGGTATACGTCACGGAAGCCAAAAAAGTAATCATCGAAGTGAACACTTCGCAACCGCTCGAATTGGAAGGTATGCATGATATTTATCAGCCGGCTAACCCGCCGCATCGCAAACCGATTCCGATCGAAGCAGCCGGCGACCGCATCGGTACTCCGTACATCGAAGTGGACCACAGCAAAATCGCTGCGATCGTACCGTGCGACATCACCGACAAAACACGCGCATTCGCCCCGATTGGTGACGACGCGAAGAAGATGAGCGGCAACCTCATCGACTTCTTGCAAAACGAAGTAAAACACGGTCGCTTGCCGGAAAACCTGCTCCCGTTGCAATCCGGTGTAGGTAACGTAGCAAACGCCGTAATCAGCGGCTTGGTTGATTCTCCGTATGAAAACCTGACCGTATACACGGAAGTTATCCAGGACGGCATGTTCGACCTGATTGATGCCGGCAAATTGACGATGGCTTCGGGCACGAGCCTTTCGCCGTCGCCGGACGGACTGAAACGGTTCTACAAAGGTATCAAAGGGTACCGCGATAAAATCGTTTTGCGTCCGCAAGAAATTTCGAACAACCCGGAAGTCATCCGTCGCTTAGGCGTTATCGCGATGAACACCGCGCTCGAAATGGACATCTACGGCAACATCAACTCGACGCACGTATCGGGCACGAAGATGATGAACGGTATCGGCGGTTCGGGCGACTTCGCTCGTAACGGCGGCCTGAGCATTTTCTTCACGAACTCGATCGCGAAAAACGGCGACATCTCCTGTGTCGTACCGTTCTGCTCGCACATCGACCATACGGAACACGACGTACACGTCTACATTTCCGAAATGGGCGTTGCCGACGTTCGCGGCCTCTCGCCGAAAGAACGCGCTCGCGTGATTATCGAAAACATTGCGCATCCGGATTACCGTCCGGAATTGATGGACTATCTGGAACGTGCGGAAAAAGCTTGCGGCTACTCGCAAACCCCGCATATTCTCAAAGAAGCATTTGATTTCCATCAGCGCTTAGCCGATAACAAGAGCATGAAAAAACAGTAA
- a CDS encoding O-antigen ligase family protein: MPWWQMGLELSLFSACAVMAVLLWREPARLRALRWPGVALMLFAAWAYCTTWLAPEPSASAYNFFYRCGTYAAMYLLVTWQLRTREQCVHFLSYLLAGAVIVCVIGVYQYFFGGFDGFTMEWVDRERFPLLLRRMYSTLGNPNLLGAYLLIIASVLASFTAIYERGYKRLLLAAFLLLILLVLLLTYSRGAWVSMLVVLTVTAIIYDRRVAWGLLAVPAFLWLHHGQITERFISLFRGGDTSVDLRFAFWRSTWQMIGDHWSSGIGWAAFPLVYPHYDYYIQDPSIVIYHAHNLYLTVLAETGIIGFALYMLAFWGHGVLAWRSYRISDSHLARALSLGVLLAVVAMSINGLFDYNFFHRTVALTFWTLCALQSALSRLGQR; this comes from the coding sequence ATGCCCTGGTGGCAAATGGGATTGGAGCTTTCGCTGTTTTCGGCATGCGCCGTTATGGCGGTGTTGCTTTGGCGTGAGCCGGCTCGTTTGCGCGCCTTGCGTTGGCCGGGAGTGGCGCTCATGTTGTTTGCCGCTTGGGCGTATTGCACCACCTGGTTGGCGCCGGAACCTTCCGCCAGCGCATACAACTTTTTTTATCGCTGCGGCACCTATGCGGCGATGTATTTACTGGTGACCTGGCAGTTACGCACGCGCGAGCAATGCGTGCATTTTTTAAGCTACTTATTGGCCGGCGCGGTCATTGTATGTGTCATCGGCGTGTATCAGTATTTCTTCGGCGGGTTTGACGGCTTTACTATGGAATGGGTGGATCGCGAACGTTTTCCGCTACTGCTGCGGCGGATGTACAGTACGCTGGGCAATCCCAACTTGCTGGGGGCGTATTTGTTGATTATCGCGAGCGTGCTCGCGAGTTTTACTGCGATTTATGAGCGCGGATATAAGCGCTTGCTTCTGGCAGCGTTTTTGCTGCTGATATTGTTGGTGTTATTGCTGACGTATTCACGGGGGGCGTGGGTGAGTATGCTGGTGGTACTCACCGTCACCGCCATTATCTATGATCGAAGGGTCGCCTGGGGCTTGTTGGCTGTCCCCGCATTTCTTTGGTTGCATCATGGACAAATTACGGAGCGCTTTATTTCTCTTTTCCGCGGCGGCGATACGTCCGTGGATCTGCGCTTTGCATTTTGGCGCAGCACCTGGCAAATGATCGGCGATCACTGGTCGAGCGGGATCGGTTGGGCGGCTTTTCCGCTTGTGTATCCCCACTATGATTACTATATTCAGGATCCGTCGATTGTGATTTACCACGCACATAATTTATACCTGACGGTCTTGGCGGAGACCGGAATCATCGGCTTCGCGCTATACATGCTGGCCTTTTGGGGGCATGGCGTTTTGGCCTGGCGCAGCTACCGGATAAGCGACAGCCACCTTGCGCGGGCGCTGTCTTTGGGAGTGCTATTGGCCGTGGTCGCTATGAGCATCAACGGACTGTTCGATTACAATTTCTTCCACCGGACAGTGGCACTCACGTTTTGGACATTATGTGCATTGCAAAGTGCGCTGAGTCGTTTGGGACAACGCTGA
- the ahpC gene encoding alkyl hydroperoxide reductase subunit C codes for MSMIGKKLPEFKADYYQAGELKQLTHEDVLGKWAVFFFYPADFTFVCPTELADLADHYEKLQELGCEVYSVSTDTHFVHMAWAKESPSIQKVQYKMIGDPTGQLARYFDVMNEAEGSAQRGSFVIDPEGVIQALEIHADGIGRNADELVRKVEAAQFVAEHGDQVCPARWHKGAETLKPGKDLVGTI; via the coding sequence ATGAGCATGATCGGAAAAAAACTGCCGGAGTTCAAGGCAGATTATTATCAGGCGGGCGAATTAAAGCAACTCACCCATGAGGATGTTTTGGGAAAATGGGCGGTATTCTTCTTTTACCCTGCCGATTTCACGTTTGTATGCCCGACAGAATTAGCTGACTTGGCGGATCACTATGAAAAACTGCAGGAATTAGGCTGCGAAGTTTACAGTGTTTCGACCGATACGCATTTCGTTCACATGGCTTGGGCGAAAGAATCCCCGAGCATTCAGAAAGTCCAATACAAAATGATCGGTGATCCGACCGGTCAATTAGCCCGTTACTTTGATGTCATGAACGAAGCGGAAGGTAGCGCGCAACGCGGTTCCTTCGTCATCGATCCCGAAGGCGTCATCCAGGCCCTGGAAATTCACGCGGACGGCATCGGCCGTAATGCGGATGAATTGGTTCGCAAAGTGGAAGCGGCGCAATTCGTTGCCGAACACGGCGACCAGGTTTGCCCCGCGCGCTGGCACAAAGGTGCGGAAACCTTGAAACCGGGTAAAGATTTAGTCGGTACGATTTAA
- a CDS encoding flavin reductase family protein, producing the protein MREISVTELQVTPQMIGNEWWLVTAGDTMKGYNTMTASWGHVGVIWQRPTAIVYIRPQRYTKEFMDRADRYTLSLFGSDYKKEMGYLGSHSGRDGDKVAKVGLTPVFEEDYTYFAEAEIVIVCRKLYQAPLLPAGFIDTRIINEHYPDRDFHEIYIGEIEKVLVKE; encoded by the coding sequence ATGCGTGAAATTTCCGTAACAGAACTGCAAGTCACCCCGCAAATGATCGGTAATGAGTGGTGGCTGGTGACCGCCGGCGATACGATGAAAGGCTACAATACGATGACCGCGAGCTGGGGACATGTCGGTGTCATTTGGCAGCGCCCGACGGCGATCGTGTATATCCGCCCGCAACGTTACACCAAAGAATTTATGGATCGCGCGGATCGGTACACGCTCTCTCTTTTCGGCAGCGACTATAAAAAAGAGATGGGTTACTTGGGTAGTCATTCGGGTCGCGATGGGGATAAAGTCGCCAAAGTCGGTCTTACTCCTGTGTTTGAAGAAGACTATACCTATTTTGCGGAAGCCGAGATCGTGATCGTTTGCCGCAAATTGTATCAGGCGCCGCTGCTTCCCGCCGGATTTATTGATACGAGGATCATTAACGAGCATTACCCCGACCGCGATTTCCATGAAATATACATCGGCGAAATAGAAAAAGTCCTTGTGAAGGAATAA
- the citC gene encoding [citrate (pro-3S)-lyase] ligase, which translates to MYTEREINLQDAAMHQRLMDFLAGFELTFSGNIDYSMGIFDDDRLIATGSLSGRVLRNIAIDPEYQGKGLTHRILDHLMAEAKRRGITSYQIFTKPEKVPVFEHSGFTCVAKAEPYAALLEYGDDTLAEFLEKTKKIVGEPAGPVRGSIVMNCNPFTKGHRALIEYTSQQCDDVVLFAVQEDRSLFPFADRLELIRKGTADLGNVKVVSGGDYIISNATFPTYFIKGTEALDAQTKLDATVFAEQIAPALGITVRFVGEEPTDNTTSAYNSALGKVLPMNDMDFKIIPRIQKSGTIVSASKVRAALANDDWETVATMVPQTTLDYLHSERGAAVIEKIKKDAAAKAKLSK; encoded by the coding sequence ATGTATACAGAACGTGAAATCAACTTACAAGACGCTGCCATGCACCAGCGCCTGATGGATTTTCTGGCCGGTTTTGAATTGACTTTTTCGGGGAATATCGACTATTCCATGGGGATCTTTGACGATGATCGCCTGATCGCGACCGGCTCGCTGAGCGGGCGTGTTTTACGCAATATCGCCATTGATCCGGAGTACCAGGGAAAAGGTCTGACGCACCGCATTCTCGACCATCTGATGGCGGAAGCGAAACGGCGCGGGATCACCAGCTACCAGATCTTTACGAAACCGGAAAAAGTACCGGTTTTCGAACACTCCGGCTTTACCTGCGTCGCGAAAGCGGAGCCGTATGCCGCGCTGCTGGAGTACGGCGATGATACACTGGCGGAATTTTTAGAAAAAACGAAAAAAATCGTCGGTGAACCGGCCGGTCCGGTGCGCGGGTCCATTGTCATGAACTGTAACCCGTTTACCAAAGGCCACCGCGCTTTGATCGAGTACACATCCCAACAGTGTGATGATGTCGTATTATTCGCCGTGCAAGAAGACCGTTCGCTCTTCCCGTTTGCGGATCGTTTAGAATTGATTCGCAAAGGAACCGCCGATCTCGGCAATGTCAAAGTAGTTTCAGGCGGTGATTATATCATTTCGAACGCCACATTCCCGACCTACTTTATCAAAGGCACAGAGGCGCTCGATGCGCAGACGAAACTCGACGCGACCGTGTTCGCGGAGCAGATCGCGCCGGCGCTCGGCATCACCGTTCGTTTCGTCGGTGAAGAACCGACCGACAACACAACCAGCGCGTATAATTCGGCGCTCGGTAAAGTCTTGCCGATGAATGATATGGATTTCAAGATCATTCCCCGTATCCAAAAATCGGGTACTATCGTCAGCGCCTCTAAGGTGCGTGCCGCACTTGCCAACGATGATTGGGAAACGGTCGCGACGATGGTTCCGCAAACCACGTTGGACTACCTGCATTCGGAACGCGGCGCCGCCGTCATTGAAAAAATCAAAAAAGACGCTGCGGCTAAAGCTAAGCTTTCAAAGTAA
- a CDS encoding iron-containing alcohol dehydrogenase — MKNFTYHVPTKVVFGSDREREVGQLLRKEGAHKVLIIHGRQCSQCHGLLERVQVSLDEAGILYNDIGGVYPPPIRRKANEGIALGRIEDVDFILALGGPAVVNLAKVIAIGIVNDGDIWDYFTRERVAEEVLPVGVISTTMAGSGEMSAVTHLTNKVQRVSRIINVVGARPRFAIMNPMLTYPLSKAELYSGISEIMIMTMEHYFTHNSTMELTDNICEALLRVLIRNSQTILTEMNNYDARANVMWASALAHNDLTGSGNGEADITVHELQKELLGLYNISSGVGMAAVWCAWARYVYTADVHRFYRYGRTVWNIERDFGTQEEIALEGIRFTEEFFAQIDMLGPVASQEVRDIEFNLEELTDRAMAGRPQLGSFKVLTRDEVQRIYADAVEYLKNYQPVSSSTPTASPMTEQE; from the coding sequence ATGAAGAACTTTACTTATCACGTTCCGACAAAGGTTGTTTTCGGATCGGATCGTGAGCGTGAAGTCGGTCAGCTGTTGCGCAAAGAAGGCGCACATAAGGTCTTGATTATTCATGGCCGACAATGTAGCCAATGCCACGGCCTATTGGAGCGCGTGCAGGTATCGTTGGATGAAGCGGGCATTTTATACAACGATATCGGCGGAGTATACCCGCCGCCGATACGCCGTAAAGCGAATGAGGGGATTGCTCTCGGTCGGATTGAAGATGTGGATTTTATACTTGCTCTGGGCGGTCCTGCGGTCGTCAATCTTGCGAAAGTCATTGCGATCGGTATCGTCAACGACGGCGATATCTGGGATTATTTTACCCGCGAACGCGTCGCCGAAGAGGTTTTGCCGGTAGGCGTTATTTCTACCACCATGGCGGGTTCCGGCGAAATGAGTGCGGTAACTCATTTGACCAATAAGGTGCAGCGCGTCAGCCGCATTATCAATGTGGTCGGCGCACGGCCGCGCTTTGCGATCATGAATCCGATGCTGACGTATCCGCTTTCCAAAGCGGAACTGTACAGCGGCATTTCCGAAATTATGATTATGACGATGGAACACTACTTTACGCACAATTCGACGATGGAACTGACGGATAATATCTGCGAAGCGCTGCTGCGCGTATTGATTCGCAACTCGCAGACCATCCTGACGGAAATGAATAATTATGACGCCAGAGCCAATGTCATGTGGGCGAGCGCGCTGGCGCATAACGACTTGACCGGTTCCGGCAACGGCGAGGCGGATATTACCGTTCATGAATTGCAAAAGGAATTGCTGGGTTTGTACAATATTTCTTCGGGCGTCGGCATGGCGGCCGTTTGGTGCGCATGGGCGAGATACGTTTACACTGCCGATGTGCATCGTTTCTATCGGTACGGCAGAACCGTCTGGAACATTGAACGCGATTTCGGCACGCAGGAAGAAATCGCGCTGGAAGGAATTCGTTTTACGGAAGAATTCTTTGCCCAAATCGATATGCTCGGTCCGGTCGCTTCGCAGGAAGTTCGAGATATCGAATTCAATTTGGAAGAGCTGACCGATCGCGCGATGGCGGGTCGTCCGCAGCTCGGCAGCTTTAAGGTCTTGACGCGTGACGAAGTGCAGCGCATTTACGCGGATGCCGTCGAATATCTGAAAAACTATCAGCCGGTGTCGTCATCGACGCCGACTGCATCGCCCATGACAGAGCAGGAGTAA
- a CDS encoding LysR family transcriptional regulator: protein MDIEYFRNFIMMVDSQTLTEAAKRLNMVQPALSAQLKQIETNYKADLIITHRGGRRIELTEAGQLFYRRAKDIVRLADELKHEVQGVAQGEEGTLRISITPGAVNGFIDTYLQPFTKENPQFRSIFSEGNVDQQAEALLNGVSDIGVMNEPIPRGYLFELLTIRYRSLSAVMSNQQQWLKKPLQPLTIEDLAGVPLCVTRSLAPRLESFFRERGLHQDIRAVCSTNLFAMHWARRNMGIAVIMGEPDEDTGIGLTTMPIATEEIMGAEHIYTVKDRKLTTIAQKFCDFIRERN from the coding sequence ATGGATATCGAATATTTTCGCAATTTTATTATGATGGTCGACTCGCAGACATTGACCGAGGCGGCGAAGCGACTGAACATGGTACAGCCTGCGTTAAGCGCGCAATTGAAGCAAATTGAGACGAATTACAAAGCGGATTTGATCATCACGCACCGCGGCGGTCGACGCATCGAACTCACCGAAGCGGGGCAACTTTTCTATCGCCGCGCCAAAGACATTGTCCGTTTGGCGGACGAACTCAAGCATGAGGTGCAAGGTGTGGCGCAGGGCGAGGAAGGTACTTTGCGCATCTCGATTACGCCGGGCGCGGTCAACGGCTTTATCGACACCTATTTGCAGCCCTTTACGAAAGAGAATCCGCAGTTTCGTTCCATTTTTTCCGAGGGCAATGTGGATCAGCAGGCGGAAGCGCTGTTAAACGGAGTATCCGACATCGGTGTTATGAACGAGCCGATTCCGCGCGGGTATTTATTTGAGTTGCTCACCATTCGCTACCGGTCGCTTTCCGCCGTGATGAGTAATCAGCAGCAATGGCTCAAAAAACCGTTGCAGCCTTTGACCATTGAGGATCTCGCCGGGGTTCCGCTTTGCGTGACGCGCAGTCTGGCGCCCCGTCTGGAAAGCTTTTTCCGGGAACGCGGTTTGCATCAGGACATTCGTGCTGTCTGCAGTACGAATCTGTTTGCGATGCATTGGGCGCGGCGCAACATGGGGATCGCGGTGATTATGGGCGAACCGGATGAGGATACGGGCATCGGTCTTACCACCATGCCGATTGCGACGGAAGAGATCATGGGTGCGGAACATATCTATACGGTCAAAGATCGCAAATTGACGACAATTGCGCAGAAGTTCTGCGATTTTATTCGCGAGCGAAATTAG
- the radC gene encoding RadC family protein: protein MARICDLTEAERPREKLLTQGPEQLTEVELIALILKSGIPGQSVIELARAVEDQWIGGDPSRYGSLHWRDLLTVKGIGVSKAATLCAAIELGKRLAQRKPQTRSDFSDPEAVARYFLPQLRDLPQEVFYCCYLNTKNGLLAAVEQSRGSLDQSVADVRLAMKDAIRWNAAAMILVHNHPSGDPTPSGADITLTERFNAAGEVLNIPVLDHVVIGAGTFVSLRREHLFRPSV, encoded by the coding sequence ATGGCACGCATTTGCGATTTGACAGAGGCGGAGCGGCCGCGCGAGAAACTTTTGACGCAGGGGCCGGAACAACTGACCGAAGTGGAGCTGATCGCTTTGATCTTAAAAAGCGGGATTCCCGGTCAGTCGGTGATTGAGCTCGCGCGAGCGGTCGAAGACCAGTGGATCGGAGGCGATCCGTCGCGCTACGGCTCACTCCATTGGCGAGACCTGCTGACGGTCAAAGGCATCGGCGTCAGTAAAGCGGCGACCCTCTGCGCGGCGATTGAATTGGGGAAACGTCTGGCGCAACGTAAACCGCAAACGCGCAGCGATTTTTCCGATCCGGAGGCGGTCGCGCGGTATTTTCTGCCGCAGTTGCGAGATTTGCCGCAGGAAGTGTTTTACTGTTGCTATCTGAACACGAAAAACGGTTTGCTCGCCGCGGTGGAACAATCGCGTGGCAGTTTGGATCAAAGCGTCGCCGATGTGCGACTGGCGATGAAAGATGCGATCCGTTGGAACGCGGCGGCAATGATCCTGGTGCATAACCATCCGAGCGGTGATCCGACTCCTTCCGGGGCGGATATCACATTAACCGAGCGGTTTAACGCCGCCGGTGAAGTCTTAAATATACCGGTGCTCGATCATGTGGTCATCGGTGCGGGAACATTTGTAAGCTTGCGTCGGGAACATTTATTCCGGCCTTCTGTGTGA
- a CDS encoding Maf family protein, translated as MWILASASPRRKQLLTKAGAHFTVITPEYRERNQSEHAPAALVQEQALGKARAGAAISHMPQLAVLGADTLVVCDDAVFGKPRDREMAKAMLTSLGGRTHYVVTGLALLLPSGEAITRSVTTEVKMEPWPQALLETYLAGIEWTDKAGAYAIQGTAALMISAIAGSYTNVVGLPLHATYRLLTENGVEW; from the coding sequence ATGTGGATTTTGGCATCGGCATCACCGCGCCGTAAACAGCTGCTGACAAAAGCGGGCGCTCATTTTACCGTGATTACGCCGGAGTACCGGGAACGCAACCAAAGCGAGCATGCCCCGGCGGCCTTGGTGCAAGAACAGGCGCTTGGCAAAGCGCGCGCCGGCGCGGCGATCTCTCACATGCCGCAGTTGGCGGTGTTGGGCGCGGATACGCTGGTGGTTTGCGATGATGCGGTGTTCGGCAAGCCGCGCGATCGGGAGATGGCGAAGGCTATGCTTACCTCGCTCGGCGGTCGGACACACTATGTCGTTACGGGACTGGCGTTGCTTCTTCCGTCGGGCGAGGCGATCACGCGGTCGGTGACCACTGAGGTCAAAATGGAGCCTTGGCCGCAAGCGTTGCTGGAAACGTATTTGGCCGGCATCGAATGGACGGATAAGGCCGGCGCTTACGCCATCCAGGGAACGGCGGCATTGATGATCTCCGCCATCGCCGGAAGTTACACCAATGTGGTCGGTTTGCCCTTGCATGCGACGTATCGGCTGCTCACGGAAAACGGAGTGGAATGGTAA
- a CDS encoding DUF4321 domain-containing protein: MRWSGTRGILMLLLFLFVGALLGGILADLLGSVSFSGIMPYLVRQYTLLDLQNIHLNLLILEIDFGIRFAPNLLSVIGMIIAVWVFRRI; the protein is encoded by the coding sequence ATGCGTTGGAGCGGTACTCGCGGCATCTTAATGCTGCTTTTGTTCCTTTTTGTCGGAGCGCTTTTGGGCGGGATTTTGGCGGATCTTCTGGGGTCGGTCTCCTTCTCCGGCATCATGCCGTACTTAGTTCGGCAGTATACCTTGCTTGATCTGCAAAATATTCATTTAAATCTCTTGATACTTGAAATTGATTTCGGCATTCGATTTGCGCCGAACTTATTAAGCGTAATCGGCATGATTATTGCCGTATGGGTATTTCGGAGGATCTGA
- a CDS encoding HAD family hydrolase, with the protein MNVLFWDIDQTLVYTGHAGFLAIEHTLTEMMGPDATLPRFDAGGRTDNFICREILRHALQKEPTLDDVHQFSRQYEETLLYYMQETKGKTLPYVKELLAYFSGMPNYDQLLLTGNSRRGAELKLTHYGLASYFDFDHSGFAGDDFNRIDVARRAGALARSKWGAELEKIFIIGDTEHDIQCGKKIGAYTIAVATGSRSLEKLQGYEPWRALPELIPADAFQQLLDEADTEEPPMHPAAGKGE; encoded by the coding sequence ATGAACGTACTTTTTTGGGATATTGACCAGACGCTTGTGTATACCGGCCATGCCGGCTTTCTTGCGATTGAGCATACGTTGACGGAAATGATGGGACCGGATGCGACGTTACCGCGATTTGATGCGGGGGGACGCACGGATAATTTTATCTGTCGTGAAATTTTGCGGCACGCGCTGCAAAAAGAACCGACGCTTGACGACGTACATCAATTCAGCCGTCAATACGAAGAAACGCTGCTCTACTATATGCAGGAAACGAAAGGAAAAACTCTGCCGTATGTCAAAGAATTGCTGGCGTATTTCAGCGGCATGCCCAATTATGATCAGTTGCTCTTGACGGGCAACAGTCGTCGCGGCGCGGAACTCAAGCTCACCCATTACGGTTTGGCGAGCTATTTCGATTTCGATCACAGCGGCTTCGCCGGCGATGATTTCAATCGTATTGATGTCGCGCGGCGCGCCGGCGCGTTGGCGCGGTCCAAGTGGGGCGCGGAACTGGAAAAAATATTTATCATCGGTGACACGGAGCACGATATTCAATGCGGCAAAAAAATCGGCGCGTATACGATTGCGGTTGCTACCGGTTCACGCAGTTTGGAAAAACTGCAAGGGTATGAGCCGTGGCGGGCGTTGCCGGAATTAATCCCGGCGGATGCATTTCAACAACTGTTAGATGAAGCGGATACGGAAGAGCCGCCTATGCACCCGGCAGCGGGAAAAGGAGAATAG
- a CDS encoding HutP family protein → MGTHEYSSSDVGRVAMKLALTSSRAEENTLRKEFSEAGFKTAAVDFGGVFITILPKLIEHTVVAAQRTGIVSDTHVGEGAVVGAVQSAVEAIKMKALGQNIGGKIAIARKGDHLVVAIYGTVGVLHFNEVVAGIGHRAVYDNI, encoded by the coding sequence ATGGGTACCCATGAATATTCCAGCAGTGACGTCGGTCGTGTGGCCATGAAGTTGGCGCTCACGTCTTCGCGCGCGGAAGAAAACACATTGCGTAAAGAATTTTCCGAGGCCGGGTTTAAAACGGCGGCGGTGGATTTCGGCGGCGTGTTTATCACGATTTTACCCAAACTGATTGAGCATACGGTGGTAGCCGCCCAGCGTACGGGTATTGTTTCCGATACCCACGTCGGTGAAGGAGCGGTCGTCGGCGCGGTCCAGTCGGCGGTCGAGGCGATTAAAATGAAAGCGCTCGGCCAAAATATCGGTGGTAAAATCGCCATTGCCCGCAAAGGCGATCATCTCGTTGTCGCTATTTACGGCACCGTCGGCGTGCTGCACTTTAACGAAGTGGTGGCGGGCATCGGGCATCGCGCCGTGTATGACAATATCTGA